A single region of the Aeromicrobium chenweiae genome encodes:
- a CDS encoding protein meaA has product MPDKTVPDKPWVMRTYAGHSSAAESNALYRRNLAKGQTGLSVAFDLPTQTGYDPDHELSRGEVGKVGVPIPHLGAMRRLFQDIPLETMNTSMTINATAMWLLAMYQVAAEEQGVDPSQLQGTTQNDIIKEYLSRGTYVFGPAPSLRLTTDMIAYTVTTIPKWNPLNICSYHLQEAGATPTQELAYALTTAIAVLDSVRDSGQVPQEEFEKVVGRISFFVNAGVRFVEEMCKMRAFGRLWDEITRERYGVEDPKMRRFRYGVQVNSLGLTEAQPENNVQRIVLEMLGVTLSKDARARAVQLPAWNEALGLPRPWDQQWSLRLQQVLAFESDLLEYDDIFEGSVVVEAKVAELIEGAKAEIDRVQAMGGAVAAVESGYMKQALVGSHSERRARIEAGEMKVVGVNSYTETEPSPLTADLDAAIMTADPEAEGNAIADVQAWRSQRDQGAVDEALNRLQREAKTDANLMEATLEAVRAGATVGEWAGALREVFGEYRAPTGVSGVASVADAGAELTAVRERVRETGEQLGTRLRFLVGKPGLDGHSNGAEQIAVRARDAGFEVVYQGIRLTPAQIVAAAVAEDVHAVGLSILSGSHMELVPEVQRAMAEAGLDDVPLIVGGIIPDSDGRRMEASGVAAVFTPKDFGMTSIMDRIVDEIRAARGLN; this is encoded by the coding sequence AGCCCTGGGTGATGCGCACGTACGCCGGTCACAGCTCCGCTGCGGAGTCGAACGCTCTGTACCGGCGCAACCTCGCCAAGGGGCAGACCGGCCTCTCGGTGGCCTTCGACCTCCCGACGCAGACCGGCTACGACCCGGACCACGAGCTCAGCAGGGGAGAGGTCGGCAAGGTCGGCGTGCCGATCCCGCACCTCGGCGCGATGCGCCGCCTGTTCCAGGACATCCCGCTCGAGACCATGAACACCTCGATGACGATCAACGCGACGGCGATGTGGCTGCTCGCGATGTACCAGGTCGCCGCCGAGGAGCAGGGTGTCGACCCGTCGCAGCTGCAGGGGACGACGCAGAACGACATCATCAAGGAGTACCTGTCCCGCGGCACGTACGTGTTCGGTCCCGCGCCGTCCCTGCGGCTGACGACCGACATGATCGCGTACACCGTCACGACGATCCCGAAGTGGAACCCGCTCAACATCTGCAGCTACCACCTGCAGGAGGCCGGCGCGACGCCCACGCAGGAGCTCGCGTACGCCCTGACGACCGCGATCGCGGTGCTCGACTCGGTGCGCGACTCCGGCCAGGTGCCGCAGGAGGAGTTCGAGAAGGTCGTCGGACGCATCTCGTTCTTCGTCAACGCCGGCGTGCGGTTCGTCGAGGAGATGTGCAAGATGCGCGCCTTCGGCCGGTTGTGGGACGAGATCACGCGCGAGCGCTACGGCGTCGAGGACCCCAAGATGCGGCGGTTCCGCTACGGCGTCCAGGTCAACTCCCTCGGACTGACCGAGGCGCAGCCGGAGAACAACGTCCAGCGCATCGTGCTGGAGATGCTCGGCGTCACGCTGAGCAAGGACGCGCGGGCCCGCGCGGTGCAGCTCCCGGCCTGGAACGAGGCCCTGGGCCTCCCGCGGCCGTGGGACCAGCAGTGGTCGCTGCGCCTGCAGCAGGTGCTGGCGTTCGAGTCCGACCTGCTGGAGTACGACGACATCTTCGAGGGATCGGTCGTCGTCGAGGCGAAGGTCGCCGAGCTGATCGAGGGCGCCAAGGCCGAGATCGACCGGGTGCAGGCGATGGGCGGCGCGGTCGCCGCGGTCGAGTCCGGCTACATGAAGCAGGCCCTGGTGGGCTCGCACTCGGAGCGTCGGGCACGCATCGAGGCCGGCGAGATGAAGGTCGTCGGCGTCAACTCCTACACCGAGACCGAGCCCTCGCCGCTCACGGCCGATCTCGACGCCGCGATCATGACCGCCGACCCGGAGGCGGAGGGCAACGCGATCGCCGACGTCCAGGCGTGGCGGTCCCAGCGTGACCAGGGAGCGGTCGACGAGGCGCTCAACCGCCTGCAGCGCGAGGCCAAGACCGACGCCAACCTCATGGAGGCGACCCTCGAGGCCGTCCGTGCGGGTGCGACCGTGGGGGAGTGGGCCGGTGCGCTGCGCGAGGTGTTCGGCGAGTACCGCGCGCCCACCGGCGTCAGCGGCGTCGCCAGCGTCGCGGACGCCGGCGCCGAGCTCACCGCGGTGCGCGAGCGCGTCCGCGAGACCGGCGAGCAGCTGGGCACCCGCCTGCGGTTCCTGGTGGGCAAGCCGGGCCTCGACGGCCACTCCAACGGCGCCGAGCAGATCGCCGTCCGGGCCCGCGACGCCGGGTTCGAGGTCGTCTACCAGGGCATCCGCCTGACGCCCGCGCAGATCGTGGCGGCAGCGGTTGCCGAGGACGTGCACGCGGTCGGCCTGTCGATCCTGTCCGGCTCCCACATGGAGCTCGTGCCGGAGGTGCAGCGGGCGATGGCCGAG